A single Candidatus Eisenbacteria bacterium DNA region contains:
- the ribA gene encoding GTP cyclohydrolase II has product MAKQPCGNFPRVDRYEDLVERDREHDCQGMGPHHICVRVDAVAELPTRFGQFKIIAFWNNRDGKDHVAMVHGDVMGVEDVPTRLHSECLTGDVMGSLRCDCRDQLMVGLQKVSGMERGVVLYMRQEGRGIGLVNKVKAYALQDQGLDTVDANLALGFRDDERDYEVAAHMLASLNIGSIRLMTNNPKKINELSKLGIEVRGRIPHVIPANEWNRFYLETKATRSGHQIEVEGKQLSEQDDPVIVED; this is encoded by the coding sequence ATGGCCAAGCAGCCCTGCGGCAATTTCCCGCGCGTCGACCGCTACGAGGATCTCGTCGAGCGGGACCGCGAGCACGACTGCCAGGGCATGGGTCCCCACCACATCTGCGTGAGAGTCGATGCCGTCGCCGAGCTGCCCACGCGGTTCGGTCAGTTCAAGATCATCGCTTTCTGGAACAACCGCGACGGCAAGGACCACGTGGCCATGGTCCACGGCGACGTGATGGGTGTCGAAGACGTGCCGACGCGGCTCCATTCCGAGTGTCTCACCGGCGACGTGATGGGGTCGCTGCGCTGTGACTGCCGCGACCAGCTCATGGTCGGGCTGCAGAAGGTCTCCGGCATGGAGCGCGGCGTCGTCCTCTACATGCGTCAGGAGGGCCGGGGCATCGGCCTGGTCAACAAGGTCAAGGCCTACGCTCTGCAGGACCAAGGGCTCGACACCGTGGACGCCAACCTGGCGCTGGGATTCCGCGACGACGAGCGGGACTACGAGGTGGCAGCTCACATGCTGGCCAGCCTCAACATCGGCTCGATCCGTCTGATGACCAACAATCCCAAGAAGATCAACGAACTGTCGAAGCTCGGCATCGAGGTCCGTGGGCGGATCCCTCACGTGATTCCGGCCAACGAGTGGAATCGCTTCTATCTCGAGACCAAGGCCACGCGCTCGGGGCACCAGATCGAGGTCGAGGGCAAGCAGCTGTCGGAGCAGGACGACCCGGTGATCGTCGAGGACTAG
- a CDS encoding tetratricopeptide repeat protein: MPTARLPSWVQHLLLIALTVAVTYGHTLDVPFYLDDESSIRENAVVTQWQGFGALRAYAPMRFITYATFALNVRFGHFDPRGYHLVNILIHLLAGFAVYGLARGLLRAPRVRDTLPPLAEAGLPLIGALLFVVHPLQTQAVTYIVQRLASLVALFYIASLAAFVQARLTASRGSRIAWTTACVACALMALFTKENAATLPLAVALIELVFFARSWRRVAQVAAGVAVAGVAMWLISAFAFGSDPFSIESMGGMASHSRSIGRDRYLATQLPMLWTYMRLFVWPAGLHLDYADDVLHHLGDGRVLLALAGHALVIGLAAWSWRRGRPLVAFGLLFMYVAHAVESGIIPIPELAFEHRTYLPNLGLCLAAAWLLTAEAQRLLRSPRLALALAGVIVLALGIATWRRNEMWRDPVLFWRDNVRLAPTKARAWGNLGRSLVLADQPAEAIEALERSLELRPATSEQDPGRTIDVINLVVALQALGRHDEALAWIDGAFDPSVPARLRATLMVNRGNILLAQDHLGQAERAFREALALEPTLLPARANLASTLARSGRGAEAESLYGQVLQVDPDDRATRMNLLQLRAARLVEQGDALRANGRASAATQAYQEALAAMEQLARLFPDDPVAQKNIELVRNRLEAAR, encoded by the coding sequence TACGAGCCTACGCGCCGATGCGCTTCATCACCTACGCGACCTTCGCGCTCAACGTCCGGTTCGGACACTTCGACCCGCGCGGCTACCATCTCGTCAACATCCTGATCCACCTGCTCGCGGGATTCGCCGTCTATGGGCTGGCGCGGGGCCTCCTTCGCGCCCCTCGTGTTCGCGACACCCTGCCGCCCCTGGCCGAGGCCGGGTTGCCCCTGATCGGAGCGCTGCTCTTCGTCGTGCATCCGCTGCAGACCCAGGCGGTCACCTACATCGTCCAGCGCCTGGCCTCGCTGGTCGCGCTCTTCTACATCGCTTCGCTCGCCGCCTTCGTCCAGGCCCGGCTCACGGCCTCGAGAGGATCTCGGATCGCCTGGACCACGGCGTGCGTGGCGTGCGCGCTGATGGCGCTGTTCACCAAGGAGAACGCGGCCACGCTTCCCCTCGCGGTCGCGCTCATCGAGCTAGTCTTCTTCGCGCGAAGCTGGAGGCGCGTGGCGCAGGTGGCAGCAGGCGTTGCGGTTGCGGGTGTCGCGATGTGGCTGATCTCGGCCTTCGCCTTCGGCAGCGATCCCTTCTCCATCGAGTCGATGGGGGGAATGGCCTCGCACAGCCGCTCGATCGGACGCGACCGCTACCTGGCGACGCAGCTCCCGATGCTCTGGACCTACATGCGGCTGTTCGTGTGGCCGGCCGGCCTTCATCTCGATTACGCCGACGATGTGCTCCACCACCTGGGCGATGGGCGGGTATTGCTGGCGCTCGCCGGCCACGCGCTCGTGATCGGGCTCGCGGCCTGGTCATGGCGGCGCGGTCGTCCGCTCGTCGCCTTCGGCCTGCTCTTCATGTACGTGGCCCATGCCGTGGAATCGGGGATCATTCCGATCCCCGAACTGGCCTTCGAGCATCGCACGTACTTGCCGAATCTCGGGCTCTGCCTGGCCGCGGCATGGCTCCTCACCGCCGAGGCGCAGCGCCTGCTCCGGAGCCCGCGACTCGCCCTGGCGCTCGCGGGGGTCATCGTTCTCGCGCTCGGCATCGCGACCTGGCGCCGCAATGAGATGTGGCGCGATCCCGTCCTGTTCTGGCGCGACAACGTGCGGCTCGCGCCGACGAAGGCGCGCGCATGGGGAAACCTGGGGCGCAGTCTGGTGCTCGCGGACCAGCCGGCGGAGGCGATCGAAGCGCTCGAGCGATCGCTCGAGCTGCGCCCGGCGACGAGCGAACAGGATCCCGGCCGCACGATCGACGTCATCAATCTCGTGGTCGCGCTCCAGGCGCTCGGGCGTCACGACGAAGCCCTGGCCTGGATCGATGGAGCCTTCGATCCATCCGTGCCCGCGCGGCTGCGCGCGACCTTGATGGTGAATCGCGGCAACATCCTGCTTGCGCAGGACCACCTCGGCCAGGCCGAGCGCGCCTTCCGCGAGGCGCTTGCGCTCGAGCCCACGCTGCTTCCGGCGCGCGCCAACCTGGCCAGCACACTGGCGCGCTCGGGACGCGGGGCGGAAGCGGAGTCGCTGTACGGCCAGGTGCTGCAGGTCGACCCCGACGATCGCGCGACGCGCATGAATCTGCTCCAGCTCCGCGCCGCGCGACTGGTGGAGCAAGGCGACGCGCTGCGCGCGAATGGGCGCGCCAGCGCCGCGACTCAGGCCTACCAGGAGGCGCTCGCGGCGATGGAGCAGCTCGCTCGGCTATTCCCGGACGATCCCGTCGCGCAGAAGAACATCGAGCTGGTGCGGAACCGTCTCGAAGCGGCGCGTTGA
- a CDS encoding L,D-transpeptidase family protein — MDRTPPQRVNARFCSIIAAMTASMLMAWSTAHSAALSTAHDDSVATILRDIAQRGVLPGIRWPRFQYFRAELETLYARAEWRPIWTDGGRPTGPARAATSVLGNAKERGVQPEDYDASALQQRARELEDTRTPSARDVAWFDLALSIGLARHLTDISLGRVDPKNISVGINVDAKRLDRARIVRWIADHGHVQDVVRDLEPRFLQYRNLKSALARYRALASRTDLPPVPIPLEPLRPGDTFEGATALRRRLAAIGYLPAYDTRWSRGADSTRYDDGTAEAIKRFQERRGLDPDGILGPATVTSINVPYSRRVRQLELAMERIRWLPAFDRGPFVIVNVPSFQLYAFDTLRGTGVPDMTMNVVVGKDQVGRRTPIFERDMRYLVFRPYWVITRNILRNEILPAVRRNSGYLKKNSMEIYSGSGDTGPALPTTPANLARVSRGELGIRERPGPKNSLGLAKFIFPNDDNVYMHGTPATQLFSRSRRDFSHGCIRLEDPAKMAVWVLRDPKKWPMKEVRTAMDEGKNSRRVNLTRPLPVVIYYVTAVAFPDGLVGFFDDIYRHDAGLEEALAKGYPYPR, encoded by the coding sequence ATGGACCGCACGCCTCCCCAGCGCGTGAACGCGCGATTCTGTTCGATCATCGCGGCGATGACCGCGTCGATGCTGATGGCGTGGAGCACCGCCCATAGCGCGGCTCTTTCCACGGCACACGACGACAGTGTCGCGACGATCCTTCGGGACATCGCCCAACGCGGCGTGCTCCCAGGCATTCGCTGGCCCCGATTCCAATACTTTCGAGCCGAGCTCGAGACGCTCTACGCGCGCGCAGAGTGGCGCCCGATCTGGACCGACGGCGGACGGCCCACGGGACCGGCGCGCGCGGCGACCTCTGTGCTCGGGAACGCCAAGGAACGCGGCGTCCAACCGGAAGACTACGACGCGAGCGCGCTCCAGCAGCGGGCTCGTGAGCTCGAGGACACTCGAACCCCTTCGGCTCGCGACGTCGCCTGGTTCGACCTGGCGCTCTCGATCGGGCTGGCGCGCCACCTCACGGACATCAGTCTGGGACGGGTCGATCCCAAGAACATCTCCGTCGGCATCAACGTCGATGCCAAGCGGCTCGACCGGGCGCGCATCGTGCGATGGATTGCCGATCACGGACACGTCCAGGACGTGGTCCGCGACCTGGAGCCCAGATTCCTGCAGTACCGGAATCTCAAGAGCGCGCTCGCCCGCTATCGCGCGCTGGCCTCGAGAACCGACCTCCCGCCGGTTCCGATTCCGCTGGAGCCCCTGCGTCCCGGGGACACCTTCGAAGGCGCCACCGCGCTGCGCCGAAGGCTCGCGGCGATCGGCTACCTGCCCGCCTACGACACGCGCTGGTCGCGCGGCGCGGACAGCACACGCTATGACGATGGCACGGCCGAGGCCATCAAGCGATTCCAGGAGCGCCGGGGCTTGGATCCCGACGGCATCCTGGGCCCCGCCACCGTGACTTCGATCAACGTGCCGTACTCACGGCGCGTGCGACAGCTCGAGCTGGCCATGGAGCGCATTCGCTGGCTGCCGGCCTTCGACCGCGGGCCATTCGTGATCGTCAACGTGCCCTCCTTCCAGCTCTACGCCTTCGACACGCTGCGAGGTACGGGAGTTCCCGACATGACCATGAATGTGGTGGTGGGCAAGGATCAGGTCGGGCGGCGAACGCCGATCTTCGAGCGCGACATGAGGTACCTGGTGTTTCGGCCGTACTGGGTGATCACGCGCAACATTCTGCGCAACGAGATCCTGCCGGCGGTGCGCCGCAACTCCGGGTACCTGAAGAAGAACTCGATGGAGATCTACAGTGGATCGGGCGACACCGGCCCGGCGCTGCCCACGACGCCCGCGAACCTGGCGCGGGTCTCGCGCGGCGAGCTGGGCATTCGCGAGCGCCCCGGACCCAAGAACTCGCTGGGGCTGGCGAAGTTCATCTTCCCGAACGACGACAACGTCTACATGCACGGCACGCCCGCCACGCAGCTGTTCTCGCGGAGCCGGCGCGACTTCAGCCACGGCTGCATCCGGCTCGAGGACCCGGCGAAGATGGCGGTGTGGGTGCTGCGCGATCCGAAGAAGTGGCCGATGAAAGAAGTCCGGACCGCGATGGACGAGGGCAAGAACTCGCGACGCGTGAACCTCACCCGTCCGCTGCCGGTCGTCATCTACTACGTGACCGCGGTGGCCTTCCCCGACGGCCTCGTGGGTTTCTTCGACGACATCTACCGCCACGACGCCGGACTCGAGGAAGCGCTGGCGAAGGGCTACCCCTACCCGCGATAG